The segment CGCTCCAACCTCGACCAACCCGCCGTTGAGCGCACGGCAAGCCGCTTTGCCGCGGTCTTCGGCGCTTCGCGCCGGGCGCGATCACGATCGCCGGCAAACGCCTGCGCGATGAAGCGCGTCTGCAACAGCGCAATCTGTCCCAGGGCAAAGTCACGATCACTGAAGTCACGGGGGCGACGGAGATTCAGGCAGAGATCAGACTCCGCCAGCCGCTTGAGCATCGTCAAGGGAGTGCGGTAGCCGCGACGGGCGGCGATACGCGCCGCTTCGGTTTCAGCGAGTTCGCGCAATCCACTATCAAGAGAGCGAAATCCGAGCTTGTAGTAGAACCAGTACGCTCCCGATTCGAGCCCTTCGGGATTGTCATAGCCAACTTGGTAGCGCCGCACGACCAGATAGCTGCAGCCAAAGAGTTGGTGCAGCATCCGCAAGAAATTCGTGTAGATGAAGGCCGCCTCGCAGCGGCGGAAGCTATCGAAGATATTGATCGCCAGTTCGAGCCGCTCGCCGACCATGGCGGCCACACCATAGCCGATCGGCACGCCATTGCGAACCAGCAGCGCGGAGTAGTTTGCCTCCAACGGCAAGCGCGTCTCGGGCAGCATACCGAGAAGATAAATCGTGGTGCCGCGACCGATCGCGGCTGCCCAAACTTCCTGCTCGTTTGCAAACGACAGCGGCCACAGCTCGCGACGGCGCACGAGCAGTGCCATGCGGGCACGGTCGATGATCTTGCGGCCCGAGATTGGGTCAAGCAAATTCGGCGTGAGCCGGGTCCGGCGCAAGTCACTGCGCAAGTCGGGATAGCCACGTTGCAGCGGCTCCTGCTGAAAAAAGTAATCCCCTACCGGCTCGCGGCTGTTGGTAATGGCAAACGGCTGCTTCCCGATCGTAATTCGCAATGAGAAGGCGATCTTGTCGAAGAGCAAGCGCTTGAGATTTTCGTCGGCGGGCAAGCGACGAAAGAGTTCGACAAACCACTGCAGCGGCGAGATGTGCCGGCTGCCGATATCGGCATCACGGATTTCCTCGGTGGTGAGGTAGGGGTCGTCGACGGCGTCATTCTCGTTCCAGGTCACAAGTGCCGGCAACAAATCGAGAATCGGGTCGCCCTTGAGCTTTCGCAATTCGGCGTAATCGAAATCGGCGGCTGTCGGAAAATTCTGCAGGAGCCACTTCGTCATCTGATATCCGAAATCGTGAGTGAAGCTCGTGCCGACGATGCCGGAGCGTTCCAACCGAAGGCGAGCGCTCTTGCCGAGAGGCCGCTTCAGTTGTCGCAGACGGCGGCTGAAGCGGTCCAGCTCATAGTCGACAAACTGCAAGAGCTCCGGGCTGTCGCAGTAGGCGCGCAGGTAACAGAGTGAATCGTGATAGCTTATCAGGTCGGCGACCAAGCGGATTCTGGCCGAAGCCAGGTCGTGCAGCAGTTGGGACTTTTCCGTGGCGAGCGCCGTTCCGAATTCGGCTTTGATCAACGCCAATCGGCGGATCAACGTGTTGACCATGGGGCGCAATTTGTCGCACTTGATGGCAGTCGGCAAACAGCAATTCGCCCGCCAAATCCCACAGCAACATGCGGTTTATATCGACCTGATATAGCCGAGTCTTTGTGAAAATTTGCACAAAATCCTGAATTCCGACCGCAATTTATCTTGGTTGACTGGATCATAATTACTATATTCACTTCTTGGAAAAACCCGAAACGGGAGATGCTTTTGTGATTAAACGTGAAGAAGCCTTACAATACCACTCCATGGGCCGGCGCGGGAAGGTCGAGGTTGTACCGACCAAGCCGTGCGTCACCCAGCGTGACTTATCCATGGCTTACACCCCGGGCGTGGCGCAACCCTGCCTGGAAATTGAGAAGAATCCGGCCGATGCCTACACTTACACCGCCAAAGGCAATTTGGTGGCAGTGATCTCGAACGGCACCGCGGTACTCGGCCTTGGCAATATCGGGGCATTGGCCGGCAAGCCGGTCATGGAAGGCAAGGGCGTCCTGTTCAAACGCTTTGCCGACATCGATGTGTTCGACATCGAGCTGAATACCGAAGACCCGGAAGAAATCATCCGCACCTGCCAAATCCTGGAGCCCACTTTCGGCGGGATCAATCTCGAGGATATCAAGGCGCCGGAATGCTTCCATATCGAAGAAGAGTGCAAGAAACTCTTAAATATCCCGGTCTTCCATGATGACCAGCACGGTACGGCTATCATTTCGGGCGCGGCGCTGCTGAACGCGCTGGAACTGTGCGGCAAGGATATCGGCAAGGTACGCGTTGTCTTCTCCGGTGCAGGCGCCGCCGGCATCGCTTGCGCCAAGCTCTATCTCTCGCTCGGCGTCAAGCTCGAGAATATTATGATGGCCGACAGCAAGGGCGTGATGTACGAAGGCCGCGGCGACAACTGGAACAAGTATAAAGCCCAGTTCGTCAAGAAGACCGACTGCCATACCCTGGCGGACGCACTGGTCGATGCCGACGTGTTCGTCGGCGTTTCGGCCAAGGACCTGGTTACCAAGGACATGGTCCGGACGATGGCCAAGGATCCGATCATCTTCGCGATGGCCAATCCCGATCCGGAAATCACTTATCCCGATGCCGTTTCAGTACGCAAAGACGTGATCATGGCAACCGGCCGCTCCGATTATCCCAATCAGGTCAACAACGTGCTTGGATTCCCGTTCATTTTCCGCGGGGCACTCGATGTCCGCGCCAGCGCGATCAACGAGCAGATGAAGATCGCGGCAGTCAAGGCGCTGGCAACCCTCGCCAAAGAAGACGTACCAGATGCCGTGGCGCGCGCTTACGGCGTGTCGAGCTTCAAGTTCAGCCGCGAGTACATCATCCCCAAGCCGTTCGACCCGCGCGTGTTGTTGTGGGAGGCCTCGGCGGTCGCCAAAGCCGCGATGGATTCCGGCGTGGCCCGCGTTGAGGTCGACATAGACGAATACAAGAGCCAGCTCGAGCACCGGCTCGGCCTGGGTCGCGAAATCCGCTCGACCCTCATCGACCGCGCCAAGACAGCACCGAAACGGATCGTGTTTAGCGAAGGCACCTCGCCGAAGGTGCTGCGCGCTGCCATGATCGTCAATCACGAGGGCTTCGCGCGTCCGATCGTCCTGGGTAAGGAAAGCGATATCCGGCAACTGGCCGCTGAGAACGAGATCGACATGGCCGGTATCGAAATCATCCATCCGCACTCGTCGCCAAATTTTGAAAAATACGTCAAAGAGATGTTCCGGCTGCGCCACCGCAAAGGCGTTACGCTATACGATGCCCGGA is part of the Candidatus Zixiibacteriota bacterium genome and harbors:
- a CDS encoding NADP-dependent malic enzyme, whose product is MIKREEALQYHSMGRRGKVEVVPTKPCVTQRDLSMAYTPGVAQPCLEIEKNPADAYTYTAKGNLVAVISNGTAVLGLGNIGALAGKPVMEGKGVLFKRFADIDVFDIELNTEDPEEIIRTCQILEPTFGGINLEDIKAPECFHIEEECKKLLNIPVFHDDQHGTAIISGAALLNALELCGKDIGKVRVVFSGAGAAGIACAKLYLSLGVKLENIMMADSKGVMYEGRGDNWNKYKAQFVKKTDCHTLADALVDADVFVGVSAKDLVTKDMVRTMAKDPIIFAMANPDPEITYPDAVSVRKDVIMATGRSDYPNQVNNVLGFPFIFRGALDVRASAINEQMKIAAVKALATLAKEDVPDAVARAYGVSSFKFSREYIIPKPFDPRVLLWEASAVAKAAMDSGVARVEVDIDEYKSQLEHRLGLGREIRSTLIDRAKTAPKRIVFSEGTSPKVLRAAMIVNHEGFARPIVLGKESDIRQLAAENEIDMAGIEIIHPHSSPNFEKYVKEMFRLRHRKGVTLYDARMLMRNPNYFGAMMVHMGDADAYLAGVAQHYPETIRPALEIIGKREDLTVVSGMFVLIIKNKLYFFGDTT